The Cygnus atratus isolate AKBS03 ecotype Queensland, Australia chromosome 2, CAtr_DNAZoo_HiC_assembly, whole genome shotgun sequence genome window below encodes:
- the TWIST1 gene encoding twist-related protein 1, with protein sequence MMQQDESNSPVSPADDSLSNSEEEPDRQQLPNAKRGGRKRRSSRRSAVGAADEPCSPAQGKRGKKCGAAGGGGGGGGSSSGGGSPQSYEELQTQRVMANVRERQRTQSLNEAFAALRKIIPTLPSDKLSKIQTLKLAARYIDFLYQVLQSDELDSKMASCSYVAHERLSYAFSVWRMEGAWSMSASH encoded by the coding sequence ATGATGCAGCAGGACGAGTCGAACTCGCCAGTCTCCCCCGCCGACGACAGCTTGAGCAACAGCGAAGAGGAGCCGGACCGGCAGCAGCTGCCCAACGCCAAGAGAGGGGGGCGCAAGCGGCGCTCCAGCCGCCGCAGCGCCGTCGGGGCCGCGGACGAGCCGTGCAGCCCGGCGCAAGGCAAGCGGGGCAAGAAgtgcggggcggccgggggcggcgggggcggcggcggcagcagcagcggcggcggcagcccccAGTCGTACGAGGAGCTGCAGACCCAGCGGGTCATGGCCAACGTGCGGGAGCGGCAGCGCACGCAGTCGCTGAACGAGGCGTTCGCCGCCCTGCGGAAGATCATCCCCACGCTGCCCTCGGACAAGCTGAGCAAGATCCAGACCCTCAAGCTGGCGGCCAGGTACATCGACTTCCTCTACCAGGTCCTACAGAGCGACGAGCTGGACTCCAAGATGGCAAGCTGCAGCTATGTGGCCCACGAGCGGCTCAGCTACGCCTTCTCGGTGTGGAGGATGGAGGGCGCCTGGTCCATGTCCGCATCCCACTAG